The Fluviicola sp. genome contains a region encoding:
- a CDS encoding CoA transferase subunit A has protein sequence MNKVVKNVEEALAGIEDNMTLMVGGFGLCGIPENSIAQLVKMGTKGLTCISNNAGVDDFGLGLLLQKKQIKKMISSYVGENEEFERQMLSGELEVDLIPQGSLAERCRAGGAGIPMFFTPAGYGTEVAEGKEVRVFNGKPHILESALTADFALVKAWKGDTEGNLIFKATARNFNPMMAMAGKITVAEVEELVPAGELDPNFIHTPGIFVQRIFQGEKFEKRIEQRTVRQK, from the coding sequence ATGAATAAAGTTGTAAAAAACGTAGAAGAAGCCCTGGCTGGCATTGAAGACAACATGACCCTGATGGTCGGCGGATTCGGACTATGCGGAATTCCTGAAAACTCCATTGCACAATTGGTGAAAATGGGAACGAAAGGTTTGACTTGTATTTCAAACAATGCCGGGGTCGACGACTTTGGTTTGGGTTTGCTCTTGCAAAAGAAGCAGATCAAAAAAATGATTTCTTCCTACGTGGGTGAAAACGAAGAATTCGAACGCCAGATGCTTTCCGGTGAACTGGAAGTGGATTTAATCCCCCAGGGTTCTCTGGCTGAGCGTTGCAGAGCCGGAGGTGCCGGAATCCCGATGTTCTTTACTCCAGCCGGGTATGGAACAGAAGTAGCCGAAGGAAAAGAAGTACGTGTTTTCAACGGGAAACCACACATCCTGGAAAGTGCATTAACAGCCGATTTCGCATTGGTAAAAGCCTGGAAAGGTGATACGGAAGGAAACCTGATCTTTAAGGCTACTGCCCGCAACTTCAACCCGATGATGGCTATGGCCGGAAAAATCACCGTTGCAGAAGTGGAAGAACTGGTTCCCGCAGGAGAATTGGACCCCAACTTCATTCACACTCCGGGAATTTTCGTTCAGCGCATTTTCCAGGGAGAAAAATTTGAAAAACGCATCGAGCAAAGAACTGTTCGTCAGAAATAA
- a CDS encoding transglycosylase domain-containing protein, which yields MAQKSKGPTASASFSPKEHKRATIAYWLLATFPLYFIGALLLFQSEDNLPPVAMLDNPPELLASVIIADDGETELGRYWKINRTSVEYRKISPNVTDALIATEDERFHDHSGVDFRAIGRAIINVGGAGGASTITQQLAKQLYTLQLREREELARANGEDVSSGSSGRIGRMWGRLNEKARENIIATRLEARFTKEEIITMYLNQFDFLYNAVGISNASKVYFNKKPGELSKEEAAMLVGMCKNPALYNPYTFKIKNYRLSLAQKKGVDQSAITETEISEARAADSLRALTRRNQVLKQWLKNSDEGNEALRQKLTEAEYERLSKKPLVTNYQIVDHKRGIAPYFRESLRNEVTELLSSKKEDGSLVYKREDGLPYDIYRDGLRIYTTLNADMQAHAEYALERHLKDEMQPLFDRNNKSAKNWPFSNSLSQDEVNSIMNSSMRRSDRYIRLSEAGVSEAEIKRIFNEPVEMRVFSWKGERDTIMSPMDSIRYYKSFLQAGLISIEPSTGFVKAWVGGTNIDHFAYDHVKLGKRQVGSTIKPFVYAAGITMNVVKPGLVVPNISYCVDLYDPNGNPDGQWCPRNSDGSGNGGTISIMKGLALSKNNIAVYIMKQMGALAGPKTVAKLMRDMDIELLDRDVVPAMCLGSMDLSLYELVGAQATFVNKGIFNKPTSILRIEDRAGHVIYSAKTVSKEAMNENVAYTVLKMMRGVIQGGTGSRLRGGAAYGGISYPTAGKTGTTQNNSDGWFVGLTPDLATGVWVGAEDRGVRFRSTDLGQGARTALPIYGYYMNKVYKDPKIAISTTDFEVPRNFDNSVFNLTGVEIDPAVADSTANIVEEIQM from the coding sequence ATGGCACAAAAAAGTAAAGGACCGACAGCGTCAGCGTCTTTTTCACCGAAAGAGCATAAAAGAGCAACAATTGCTTATTGGCTGCTTGCCACTTTTCCGCTTTATTTCATCGGAGCATTGCTTTTATTTCAATCGGAAGACAACCTTCCTCCTGTTGCGATGCTGGACAATCCGCCGGAATTATTGGCTTCGGTAATTATTGCCGATGATGGTGAAACGGAATTGGGCCGCTACTGGAAAATCAACCGGACTTCGGTTGAGTACCGCAAAATCAGCCCGAACGTTACCGATGCATTGATTGCTACGGAAGATGAGCGTTTCCACGATCACTCGGGGGTGGATTTCCGCGCAATCGGTCGTGCGATTATCAATGTAGGTGGTGCCGGAGGTGCTTCGACCATTACTCAGCAACTTGCAAAACAACTCTATACGCTTCAATTGCGTGAACGCGAGGAATTGGCCCGCGCTAACGGAGAAGATGTATCATCCGGATCTTCCGGAAGAATCGGAAGAATGTGGGGCCGTCTGAACGAAAAAGCCCGTGAAAATATCATTGCTACCCGTTTGGAAGCACGCTTTACGAAAGAAGAGATCATCACGATGTATCTGAACCAATTCGATTTCTTATACAACGCCGTAGGAATTTCCAACGCTTCGAAAGTGTATTTCAATAAGAAACCAGGTGAATTGTCCAAAGAAGAAGCAGCTATGCTTGTCGGAATGTGTAAAAACCCGGCTTTGTACAATCCTTATACGTTCAAAATCAAGAATTACCGGCTTTCCCTGGCACAGAAAAAAGGAGTGGATCAATCTGCCATTACCGAGACTGAAATTTCAGAAGCCAGAGCAGCAGACAGCTTGCGGGCACTCACAAGACGTAACCAGGTATTGAAGCAATGGTTGAAAAACTCGGATGAAGGGAATGAGGCATTGCGTCAAAAACTGACCGAAGCTGAATACGAGCGTTTGAGTAAAAAACCATTGGTTACCAATTACCAGATCGTAGATCACAAACGTGGAATTGCTCCGTATTTCAGAGAATCTTTGCGAAACGAGGTAACGGAATTATTGAGTTCCAAGAAAGAAGACGGTTCATTGGTTTACAAACGTGAAGATGGGCTCCCTTACGACATTTACCGCGACGGATTACGTATTTACACTACTTTGAATGCAGACATGCAGGCACATGCGGAATACGCACTGGAAAGACATCTGAAAGACGAAATGCAGCCATTATTCGACAGAAATAACAAGTCGGCAAAAAACTGGCCTTTCTCCAATTCATTGTCCCAGGATGAAGTAAATAGCATCATGAACTCGTCCATGCGCCGTTCGGACCGGTACATCCGACTTTCGGAAGCAGGAGTTTCCGAAGCGGAAATCAAACGTATTTTCAACGAACCGGTTGAAATGCGCGTATTCAGCTGGAAAGGCGAACGCGACACGATCATGAGCCCGATGGACTCGATCCGTTATTACAAATCCTTCCTGCAAGCCGGATTGATTTCTATCGAACCAAGTACCGGGTTTGTGAAAGCATGGGTTGGCGGAACGAATATCGACCACTTTGCATACGATCACGTGAAACTGGGGAAACGACAAGTAGGTTCTACTATCAAACCATTCGTTTATGCAGCCGGAATTACCATGAATGTGGTGAAACCGGGACTCGTGGTTCCGAATATTTCTTATTGCGTAGATCTATATGACCCGAACGGAAACCCGGATGGCCAATGGTGTCCGAGAAACTCCGACGGAAGCGGAAACGGTGGAACAATCTCCATCATGAAAGGACTTGCCCTGTCCAAAAACAACATTGCGGTTTATATCATGAAACAAATGGGCGCATTGGCAGGGCCGAAAACGGTAGCAAAACTGATGCGCGATATGGACATTGAACTGCTTGACAGAGATGTTGTTCCGGCCATGTGTCTGGGTTCTATGGATTTATCGCTTTACGAATTGGTGGGCGCACAGGCAACTTTCGTCAACAAAGGAATTTTCAATAAACCAACAAGTATTCTTCGCATTGAAGACCGCGCAGGACATGTGATTTACAGCGCGAAAACGGTTTCCAAAGAAGCCATGAACGAAAACGTGGCTTACACGGTATTGAAAATGATGCGTGGAGTGATCCAGGGTGGTACCGGAAGCAGATTGCGCGGTGGTGCTGCTTACGGAGGAATTTCTTATCCGACAGCCGGAAAAACAGGAACTACACAAAACAACTCGGATGGTTGGTTTGTAGGATTAACTCCGGATCTGGCAACAGGAGTCTGGGTTGGAGCAGAAGACCGTGGTGTCCGTTTCCGAAGTACCGATTTGGGGCAGGGGGCACGAACCGCTCTACCGATCTACGGATATTATATGAACAAAGTCTACAAAGATCCGAAAATAGCTATTTCAACTACGGACTTTGAGGTTCCTCGAAATTTCGATAATTCGGTATTTAACCTCACAGGTGTTGAAATTGATCCGGCGGTGGCCGATTCAACGGCCAACATTGTCGAAGAAATACAAATGTGA
- a CDS encoding uroporphyrinogen-III synthase produces MSIKTILVSQPKPEGDKSPYFDLAEKYKLKIDFRPFIHVEGVSVQEFRTQKIDFKDHTAVILTSKTAVDHFFRIAEEIRFEVPDTMKYFCISEAVALYLQKYVTYRKRKIFFGKQTIEDLVDPIKKHKGEKFLLPCTDILQDKIPLTLEEAKIPFTKAMLYRTVASDLSDLEDVYYDMLVFFSPGGIESLFKNFPDFKQNKTLIAAFGPTTANAVVKNNLRLDVHAPMPNAPSMTAAIENFIKENNKKK; encoded by the coding sequence TTGAGTATTAAGACGATATTGGTTTCACAACCGAAACCAGAAGGAGATAAATCTCCGTATTTTGATTTGGCCGAAAAGTATAAGTTGAAAATTGATTTTAGGCCGTTTATTCACGTGGAAGGAGTTTCTGTCCAGGAATTCCGTACTCAGAAAATAGACTTTAAAGATCATACTGCTGTTATCTTAACATCTAAAACTGCTGTAGATCACTTTTTCCGTATCGCTGAAGAAATTCGTTTCGAAGTTCCGGATACGATGAAGTATTTCTGTATTTCAGAAGCCGTTGCTTTATACTTGCAGAAATATGTGACTTACCGCAAACGCAAAATTTTCTTTGGAAAACAAACCATTGAAGATTTGGTAGACCCGATCAAAAAACACAAAGGAGAGAAATTCCTGCTTCCTTGTACCGATATTTTGCAGGATAAAATTCCATTAACACTGGAAGAAGCAAAAATCCCGTTTACCAAAGCAATGCTTTACAGAACCGTTGCTTCGGATCTGAGCGATCTGGAAGACGTGTACTACGACATGCTTGTTTTCTTCAGTCCGGGTGGAATTGAAAGTTTGTTCAAAAACTTCCCTGATTTCAAACAAAACAAAACTCTGATCGCTGCCTTCGGCCCTACAACGGCAAATGCAGTGGTGAAAAACAACCTCAGACTGGATGTTCACGCTCCGATGCCAAATGCACCAAGCATGACCGCTGCTATTGAAAATTTCATTAAAGAGAACAATAAGAAAAAATAA
- a CDS encoding DUF4271 domain-containing protein → MQLSGQLFSTSTANEVMVLTERSTHYSYLIIAALGMCLLLISAARLRQREIFLILGQNTFFFQSFSEQYKNGIRENPLSSIFLVLQYIIISGIYIYWYNHFSLVDFNTYQTILLTTFPAILLVYHLFTISLAGTITGFREIIQEVNQLTLTMAQTAGIVILIEFFFIYFQPELVTESRLIIGGTFLFFIVLRIIRAFYHAIQLGVSWYYIILYLWTLEILPLLIAIKLVFPSEISSWLG, encoded by the coding sequence ATGCAATTAAGCGGACAACTCTTCAGTACTTCAACGGCCAATGAGGTAATGGTTCTCACGGAAAGGAGCACTCATTATTCCTATTTGATTATTGCCGCACTAGGGATGTGTCTTTTATTAATATCTGCTGCACGTTTGAGACAACGGGAAATATTCCTGATCCTCGGTCAAAACACGTTTTTCTTTCAAAGCTTTTCAGAACAATACAAAAACGGTATCCGGGAAAATCCGCTTTCATCCATTTTCCTGGTCCTTCAGTACATTATTATCAGCGGAATCTATATTTACTGGTACAATCATTTTTCCCTGGTGGATTTCAATACTTATCAAACAATTTTATTGACCACATTCCCAGCAATCCTGTTGGTATATCATCTGTTCACCATTTCACTTGCGGGGACTATTACCGGTTTCCGCGAAATTATCCAGGAAGTCAACCAGTTGACCCTGACCATGGCCCAAACAGCCGGAATCGTGATCCTGATTGAGTTCTTTTTCATTTATTTCCAGCCAGAACTCGTTACTGAGTCGCGGTTAATCATTGGCGGAACGTTTTTATTTTTCATTGTTTTGCGAATTATTCGCGCATTTTATCATGCCATCCAATTGGGTGTATCATGGTATTATATAATTTTGTACCTTTGGACCCTTGAAATTTTACCTCTGCTGATAGCCATAAAACTGGTTTTCCCGAGCGAGATTTCAAGCTGGTTAGGTTAA
- a CDS encoding acyl-CoA dehydrogenase family protein, with amino-acid sequence MKSDLYSHPDYLLMDELLTDEQKLVRDAARAWVKKEVSPIIDEHYEKATFPMHLLKGLGEIGAFGPYIPEEYGGPGLDQISYGLIMQELERCDSGLRSTASVQSSLVMYPIWKYGTEEQKMKYLPKLATGEMIGCFGLTEPDHGSDPGSMITNFKDMGDHYLLNGAKMWISNAPFADIAVVWAKDESGRIHGLVVERGMEGFSTPEMHGKLSLRASATGELIFVNVKVPKENLLPGRSGLGAPLSCLDSARFGIAWGALGAAMDCYDQAVRYSKERSQFGVPIGSFQLVQKKLAEMITEITKAQFITLRVGQLRNEGRATSAMISMIKRNNVEIALDIAREARQIHGGMGITSEYSMMRHMANLESVVTYEGTHDIHLLITGMDVTGIPAFTREKP; translated from the coding sequence ATGAAATCTGATTTATATTCTCATCCGGACTATTTATTAATGGATGAATTGCTTACAGATGAGCAAAAGTTAGTACGTGACGCTGCTCGTGCGTGGGTAAAGAAAGAGGTTTCCCCAATCATCGACGAGCATTATGAAAAGGCAACTTTTCCGATGCATTTGTTGAAAGGATTAGGTGAAATCGGTGCTTTTGGACCTTATATTCCGGAAGAATACGGTGGTCCGGGATTGGATCAGATTTCCTATGGTTTGATCATGCAGGAATTGGAGCGTTGTGACTCAGGATTGCGTTCTACGGCTTCCGTTCAAAGTTCATTGGTGATGTACCCGATCTGGAAGTACGGAACCGAAGAGCAAAAAATGAAATACTTGCCGAAACTGGCTACAGGAGAAATGATCGGTTGTTTCGGATTAACGGAGCCTGATCACGGATCTGACCCGGGAAGTATGATTACCAACTTCAAAGACATGGGTGATCATTACTTATTGAACGGGGCAAAAATGTGGATTTCCAACGCACCGTTTGCAGATATCGCTGTTGTTTGGGCGAAAGACGAAAGTGGCCGTATTCACGGATTAGTTGTTGAACGCGGAATGGAAGGATTTTCAACTCCTGAAATGCACGGGAAATTATCTCTTCGCGCTTCTGCAACAGGTGAGTTGATCTTCGTAAACGTAAAAGTTCCGAAAGAAAACTTACTTCCCGGCCGTTCCGGTTTGGGAGCTCCGTTGAGCTGTCTGGATTCTGCACGTTTCGGAATCGCATGGGGTGCTTTGGGTGCTGCTATGGATTGCTACGATCAGGCAGTGAGATATTCCAAAGAACGTTCCCAATTCGGTGTTCCGATCGGTTCATTCCAGTTGGTACAAAAGAAATTGGCGGAAATGATCACGGAGATCACAAAAGCACAGTTCATTACTTTGCGTGTCGGACAATTGAGAAACGAAGGAAGAGCAACTTCTGCAATGATTTCGATGATCAAGAGAAACAACGTAGAGATTGCTTTGGATATCGCGCGTGAAGCTCGCCAGATCCACGGTGGAATGGGAATCACCAGCGAATATTCCATGATGCGCCACATGGCAAACCTGGAATCGGTTGTTACTTACGAAGGAACACACGACATTCACTTATTGATTACCGGAATGGACGTAACAGGAATTCCGGCTTTCACAAGAGAAAAACCTTAA
- the hemW gene encoding radical SAM family heme chaperone HemW, whose product MSGCYIHIPFCAQKCSYCDFHFSTNHSYQNEMVEALCTELKIRSESWKDEEFQTIYFGGGTPSVLTSGQLQKLIGQVKSGYRVSNQVEITLECNPDDCSTENLTTWKKLGVNRLSIGIQSFNDEQLKWMNRSHSAADGLNAVRNAKQTGFDELSLDLMYGLPNMTAEEWKSQLLQVIALNPEHISAYCLTVEQRTALSKWVKEGKLTVSSNEQQSEQFELLVSTLKEAGYEQYEISNFARNEHYSKHNTAYWQGVKYLGIGPSAHGYNGKERYWNQANNKAYMTALKQGNLPETIEILSSFDRFNETLMIGLRTKWGVSKLQLFEDISPDKEWFKIVKDYEDQQLLIETPESIVLTEAGRLLADGIAAELFIIN is encoded by the coding sequence ATGTCCGGTTGTTATATCCATATTCCTTTTTGCGCCCAAAAATGTAGTTACTGCGACTTTCATTTTTCTACCAATCATTCGTACCAAAACGAAATGGTAGAGGCTTTGTGCACGGAATTGAAGATCCGGTCGGAATCCTGGAAGGATGAAGAATTCCAAACTATTTATTTCGGTGGCGGAACTCCGAGTGTACTCACTTCCGGACAACTGCAAAAGCTGATCGGGCAGGTAAAATCCGGTTACAGAGTAAGTAACCAGGTCGAAATAACCCTGGAATGCAACCCCGACGATTGTTCCACGGAGAATCTTACGACCTGGAAAAAATTGGGCGTAAATCGTTTGAGTATCGGCATCCAATCCTTCAACGATGAACAACTGAAATGGATGAACAGGAGCCATTCGGCAGCCGATGGCTTAAATGCAGTGCGAAATGCCAAACAAACGGGTTTTGACGAACTAAGCCTGGACCTGATGTACGGCTTACCTAATATGACGGCAGAAGAATGGAAAAGCCAGTTGCTGCAGGTTATTGCGTTGAACCCGGAACACATTTCAGCTTACTGTTTGACGGTTGAACAACGGACTGCTTTGTCCAAATGGGTAAAAGAAGGAAAGTTGACCGTTTCCTCCAACGAACAGCAATCCGAACAATTTGAATTATTGGTTTCGACTCTGAAGGAAGCAGGTTATGAGCAATATGAAATTTCCAATTTTGCCCGGAATGAACATTATTCGAAACACAATACGGCTTATTGGCAAGGGGTGAAATACCTCGGAATCGGTCCTTCGGCACACGGTTACAACGGAAAAGAGCGCTATTGGAATCAAGCGAACAACAAAGCTTACATGACTGCATTGAAACAAGGGAATTTGCCCGAAACTATCGAGATACTTTCTTCTTTTGACCGCTTCAATGAAACGTTGATGATCGGATTGCGCACCAAATGGGGAGTTTCGAAGCTTCAGTTGTTTGAGGATATTTCTCCGGATAAAGAATGGTTCAAGATCGTAAAAGATTACGAAGATCAGCAATTACTCATTGAAACGCCTGAAAGCATTGTGCTTACGGAAGCCGGAAGGTTACTGGCAGACGGGATTGCGGCAGAACTATTTATAATTAATTAA
- a CDS encoding glycosyltransferase, producing the protein MKATLIISVYKDVSALDAVLRSVALQKEKDFEVIISQDCDDPCFDELIEKFRTSFPIKHLQQPDQGFLKTKMLNKAIRASESDKLIFIDGDCVLHPRFVKEYVRYIQPGRFCIARRVNLDAETSRKIRNGERTVPGYIEMIRNKSTSVEESFPLWSLLQRKLVPLLGSNMGWYKADLVKINGFDETYITPGFGEDTDIEFRARKAGIVPFSTRYKTIQYHLFHERPNRENLVKISKDLFAERKKREDYRCQFGLETLEA; encoded by the coding sequence GTGAAAGCAACTCTTATTATTTCCGTTTACAAAGATGTCAGTGCATTGGATGCCGTTCTGCGGAGTGTTGCTTTACAAAAAGAAAAAGATTTCGAAGTAATCATTTCACAGGATTGCGACGATCCGTGTTTCGATGAACTGATCGAAAAATTCCGCACTTCTTTCCCGATTAAACATTTGCAGCAACCCGACCAGGGATTCCTGAAAACGAAAATGCTCAATAAGGCGATCCGCGCTTCGGAAAGTGACAAACTGATCTTTATTGACGGAGATTGTGTGCTTCATCCGCGTTTTGTGAAGGAATACGTACGTTACATTCAGCCGGGAAGGTTTTGTATTGCGCGCCGCGTAAACCTGGACGCTGAGACTTCCCGAAAAATCCGCAATGGAGAACGCACTGTTCCGGGATACATCGAAATGATCCGGAATAAAAGTACCAGCGTGGAAGAAAGTTTCCCTTTATGGAGTTTGCTGCAGCGGAAACTGGTTCCTTTACTGGGATCAAACATGGGCTGGTACAAAGCCGACCTGGTAAAGATCAACGGATTTGACGAAACATATATCACTCCCGGATTCGGAGAAGATACGGATATTGAATTCAGAGCCAGAAAAGCAGGAATTGTTCCTTTTTCAACCCGCTATAAAACCATTCAGTACCATTTATTCCACGAGCGGCCGAACCGGGAAAACCTGGTGAAAATCAGCAAAGATTTGTTTGCAGAGCGCAAAAAACGCGAAGATTACCGTTGTCAGTTTGGGTTGGAGACATTGGAAGCATAG
- a CDS encoding N-acetylmuramoyl-L-alanine amidase, whose translation MRLVYSFFLLVFLSFHSMGQGITILIDPGHGGSDPGHEAADKNLLPEKDLTLKIAMKFGAYLSERLENVTVLYTRTDDRYPTLDERVEMANSKKVDYFISVHINGSPNVNIKGTESHVHSMSSKKSVKLARAFENEFKTRAGRKSRGVKDSDDREHSLQVLKFTEMTSVLVECGFMTNVSEANYLNTSQGQDVIASALFRAMRGHLQETHTNISFTKKSVDSKTVANGDKTYSVQIMSSKEWLDTEKGSFKNLKHAVSRSQVAQTGYRYKYFSGNFSSRSEAEDYCNEVKKKGFPDSIVVERKN comes from the coding sequence ATGCGGTTAGTTTATAGTTTTTTCCTTTTGGTATTTCTTTCCTTTCATTCCATGGGGCAGGGAATTACGATTTTAATTGATCCCGGGCATGGCGGTTCGGATCCTGGGCATGAGGCTGCGGATAAAAATTTATTGCCCGAAAAGGACCTGACATTAAAAATTGCAATGAAATTCGGAGCTTATCTTTCCGAGCGACTGGAAAATGTAACGGTTCTTTACACACGGACAGATGACCGCTACCCGACATTGGATGAACGTGTAGAAATGGCGAATTCCAAAAAGGTGGATTATTTTATTTCCGTGCACATCAATGGAAGTCCGAATGTGAATATCAAAGGAACCGAATCGCATGTACATTCGATGAGCTCAAAAAAATCCGTGAAATTGGCCAGGGCATTCGAGAATGAATTCAAAACACGTGCAGGGCGCAAATCAAGAGGGGTGAAAGATTCCGATGACCGGGAACATTCCCTGCAGGTATTGAAATTTACCGAAATGACGAGTGTATTGGTGGAATGCGGTTTCATGACCAATGTTTCCGAAGCCAATTACCTGAATACGTCGCAGGGCCAGGATGTCATTGCATCTGCTTTATTTCGTGCTATGCGCGGCCATCTGCAGGAAACGCACACCAATATTTCTTTTACCAAAAAGTCGGTAGACTCAAAAACAGTTGCAAACGGCGATAAAACCTACAGCGTTCAGATCATGAGTTCGAAGGAATGGCTGGATACCGAAAAAGGGAGTTTTAAAAACCTGAAACACGCTGTAAGCCGCTCGCAGGTTGCACAAACAGGTTATCGCTATAAGTATTTTTCCGGTAATTTTTCTTCCAGATCAGAAGCAGAAGACTACTGTAATGAAGTGAAAAAGAAGGGTTTCCCCGATTCAATCGTAGTAGAACGAAAGAATTAG
- a CDS encoding single-stranded DNA-binding protein: MATVFETRLIGNIGKDAVVKQMERGVIAVNFPVAHNKNWRDKRTGEARTKTTWVNCTIWKKEGANMRILDFLKKGALVELVGTPFAKSFSQEDGSSRSEIRLNVSRTNILRPAKCEDDLPFDMIDDNESPCEDEGCDASLDDFTLTEDDF, encoded by the coding sequence ATGGCAACTGTTTTTGAAACACGCTTGATTGGAAATATTGGAAAGGACGCCGTTGTGAAACAAATGGAGCGCGGAGTCATTGCAGTAAATTTTCCGGTTGCGCACAATAAGAATTGGCGCGATAAGCGTACTGGAGAAGCAAGGACCAAAACAACCTGGGTAAATTGCACCATTTGGAAGAAAGAAGGCGCCAACATGCGTATCCTGGATTTTTTAAAGAAAGGAGCATTGGTTGAATTGGTGGGAACGCCGTTTGCAAAATCCTTTTCCCAGGAAGACGGTTCTTCCAGGTCTGAAATCCGCTTGAATGTATCCCGGACAAATATTTTAAGACCTGCAAAATGTGAAGATGATCTTCCGTTTGACATGATCGACGACAACGAATCACCATGTGAAGACGAAGGTTGCGATGCAAGTTTGGACGATTTTACATTGACTGAAGACGATTTTTAG
- a CDS encoding YihY/virulence factor BrkB family protein codes for MPKKKSSIRNLYAITKATFKDWLKADPFRQSAVVAYYAVFSIPALLVIVIAIAGLVFGEDAVRGEVSDQIRGALGDNTAESIESIIAKVSEEKSSVIATIVGIVTLILGSTGVFTELQTSLNQIWEVEVVAKKKWLKTLKTRLFSFGLVLSIGFLMLVSLLLTTGLEALSEMIKDHFPDFVPFLLKIAGFVLSFTVITVLFALMFKILPDAKIKLRDVWIGAMVTALLFILGKFGLGIYFAKANPGSAYGAAGSIVLVMLWVSYSCMILFFGAEFTKQYATFHGHKIQPKGESRIVEQPDPKKI; via the coding sequence ATGCCCAAAAAGAAATCATCTATCAGGAATTTATATGCCATTACAAAAGCAACTTTCAAGGATTGGTTAAAGGCTGATCCTTTTCGGCAAAGTGCAGTAGTGGCTTACTATGCGGTATTCTCGATTCCGGCTTTGCTGGTTATTGTCATTGCGATAGCCGGATTGGTATTCGGGGAAGATGCGGTACGCGGGGAAGTATCCGATCAGATCCGGGGAGCACTTGGAGACAATACGGCAGAATCAATAGAAAGCATCATAGCAAAAGTTTCGGAAGAGAAAAGTTCCGTGATTGCAACCATCGTAGGAATCGTGACCCTGATTCTGGGTTCTACGGGAGTTTTTACCGAATTGCAGACTTCGCTGAACCAAATATGGGAGGTGGAAGTGGTGGCCAAGAAAAAATGGCTGAAAACACTCAAAACTCGATTGTTTTCATTCGGATTGGTTTTGTCTATCGGGTTTCTCATGCTGGTTTCGCTGCTGCTGACTACCGGGCTGGAAGCTTTGAGTGAAATGATTAAGGACCACTTTCCGGATTTTGTACCGTTTTTATTGAAAATCGCCGGATTTGTGCTATCCTTTACGGTGATTACGGTGCTTTTTGCCCTGATGTTTAAAATATTGCCGGACGCAAAAATCAAATTGCGCGATGTCTGGATCGGGGCAATGGTGACGGCCTTGCTGTTTATCCTGGGGAAATTCGGCCTGGGAATTTATTTCGCGAAGGCAAACCCCGGTTCAGCCTATGGAGCCGCCGGGTCGATCGTTTTGGTCATGCTTTGGGTTTCCTATTCCTGCATGATCCTCTTTTTCGGTGCGGAATTCACCAAGCAATACGCAACTTTCCACGGTCATAAGATCCAGCCGAAAGGAGAATCAAGAATTGTCGAGCAACCTGATCCGAAGAAAATCTAG